From a single Patagioenas fasciata isolate bPatFas1 chromosome 19, bPatFas1.hap1, whole genome shotgun sequence genomic region:
- the LOC136110066 gene encoding aldehyde dehydrogenase family 3 member A2-like isoform X3 — protein sequence MERMQQVVGRARAAFRSGRCRSLEFRLQQLKGLERMVREREQEILAAIHADLHKSGPNAFSHEILGLLGELALTMDKLKSWAAPQTVKKNLLTLRDEAYICPEPLGVVLIIGAWNYPFVLVMQPLVGAIAAGNAVVVKPSEISENTARLLADLLPQYLDPELYPVVTGGVPETTELLKERFDHILYTGSSAVGKIVMAAAAKHLTPVTLELGGKSPCYIDKDCDLTVACRRITWGKYMNCGQTCIAPDYILCDPSIQSKVVENIKATLQEFYGEDVKSSPDYERIVNKRHFQRIVGLLKGQKIAHGGEADEATCFIAPTILTDVSPESKVMEEEIFGPVLPILTVKSVEEAIEFINCREKPLALYVFSNNKKLIKRVISETSSGGVTGNDVIMHFFLSTLPFGGVGNSGMGAYHGKHSFDTFSHRRACLIKDLKMESTNKLRYPPGSQKKVDLAKFFLLKQFNKCRAGLVTFAVLISVLLGIATVVVAKMVYF from the exons ATGGAGAGGATGCAGCAGGTCGTCGGGCGGGCCAGAGCCGCCTTCAGGTCTGGCCGGTGCCGCTCGCTGGAGTTCAGGTTGCAGCAGCTGAAGGGCCTGGAGCGGATGGTGCGGGAGAGGGAGCAGGAGATCCTGGCAGCCATCCATGCGGATCTGCACAAG AGCGGGCCCAACGCATTCAGCCATGAGATCCTGGGCTTGCTGGGGGAGCTGGCCCTGACTATGGACAAGCTGAAGTCCTGGGCAGCCCCCCAGACCGTGAAGAAGAACCTGCTGACACTGCGGGACGAGGCGTACATCTGCCCCGAGCCGCTGGGGGTGGTGCTGATCATCGGCGCCTGGAACTACCCCTTTGTCCTGGTCATGCAGCCTTTGGTGGGGGCCATCGCAGCAG GCAATGCCGTGGTGGTGAAGCCGTCAGAGATCAGTGAGAACACGGCTCGGCTGTTGGCCGATCTCCTCCCCCAGTACCTTGACCCG GAGCTGTACCCCGTGGTCACTGGAGGAGTACCCGAGACCACCGAGCTGCTCAAGGAGCGCTTTGATCACATCCTCTACACCGGCAGCTCCGCCGTGGGCAAAATCGTGATGGCAGCGGCCGCCAAGCACCTGACGCCCGTCACCCTGGAGCTGGGCGGGAAGAGCCCCTGCTACATCGACAAGGACTGTGACCTGACCGTCGCCTGCAG GCGGATAACGTGGGGGAAATACATGAACTGTGGGCAAACGTGCATCGCCCCAGACTACATCCTCTGCGACCCGTCCATCCAGAGCAAGGTGGTGGAGAACATCAAGGCGACTCTGCAG GAATTCTATGGGGAAGATGTGAAGTCGTCTCCGGATTACGAAAGGATCGTGAACAAGCGTCACTTCCAGAGGATCGTGGGCCTGCTGAAGGGGCAGAAGATCGCTCACGGGGGAGAGGCTGATGAGGCCACCTGCTTCATAG CACCGACCATCCTCACCGACGTTTCTCCAGAGTCAAAGGTGATGGAAGAGGAAATCTTTGGACCGGTCCTTCCCATTCTGACTGTGAAGAGCGTGGAGGAAGCCATTGAGTTCATCAACTGTCGGGAGAAGCCCCTTGCCCTGTACGTCTTCTCCAACAACAAGAAG TTAATCAAAAGAGTCATCTCAGAAACCTCCAGTGGGGGTGTTACTGGCAACGATGTCATCATGCATTTCTTCCTCTCAACCTTACCCTTTGGTGGTGTCG GGAACAGCGGGATGGGCGCCTACCACGGCAAGCACAGCTTTGACACCTTCTCCCACCGCCGCGCCTGCCTGATCAAGGACCTGAAGATGGAGAGTACGAACAAACTGCGGTACCCACCTGGCAGCCAGAAGAAGGTGGATTTGGCCAAGTTCTTCCTCCTGAAGCAGTTTAACAAGTGCCGAGCGGGACTGGTGACCTTCGCCGTGCTCATCTCGGTCCTGCTGGGGATCGCAACAGTGGTGGTGGCGAAG ATGGTTTACTTCTGA
- the LOC136110066 gene encoding aldehyde dehydrogenase family 3 member A2-like isoform X2 yields MERMQQVVGRARAAFRSGRCRSLEFRLQQLKGLERMVREREQEILAAIHADLHKSGPNAFSHEILGLLGELALTMDKLKSWAAPQTVKKNLLTLRDEAYICPEPLGVVLIIGAWNYPFVLVMQPLVGAIAAGNAVVVKPSEISENTARLLADLLPQYLDPELYPVVTGGVPETTELLKERFDHILYTGSSAVGKIVMAAAAKHLTPVTLELGGKSPCYIDKDCDLTVACRRITWGKYMNCGQTCIAPDYILCDPSIQSKVVENIKATLQEFYGEDVKSSPDYERIVNKRHFQRIVGLLKGQKIAHGGEADEATCFIAPTILTDVSPESKVMEEEIFGPVLPILTVKSVEEAIEFINCREKPLALYVFSNNKKLIKRVISETSSGGVTGNDVIMHFFLSTLPFGGVGNSGMGAYHGKHSFDTFSHRRACLIKDLKMESTNKLRYPPGSQKKVDLAKFFLLKQFNKCRAGLVTFAVLISVLLGIATVVVAKWAVERKE; encoded by the exons ATGGAGAGGATGCAGCAGGTCGTCGGGCGGGCCAGAGCCGCCTTCAGGTCTGGCCGGTGCCGCTCGCTGGAGTTCAGGTTGCAGCAGCTGAAGGGCCTGGAGCGGATGGTGCGGGAGAGGGAGCAGGAGATCCTGGCAGCCATCCATGCGGATCTGCACAAG AGCGGGCCCAACGCATTCAGCCATGAGATCCTGGGCTTGCTGGGGGAGCTGGCCCTGACTATGGACAAGCTGAAGTCCTGGGCAGCCCCCCAGACCGTGAAGAAGAACCTGCTGACACTGCGGGACGAGGCGTACATCTGCCCCGAGCCGCTGGGGGTGGTGCTGATCATCGGCGCCTGGAACTACCCCTTTGTCCTGGTCATGCAGCCTTTGGTGGGGGCCATCGCAGCAG GCAATGCCGTGGTGGTGAAGCCGTCAGAGATCAGTGAGAACACGGCTCGGCTGTTGGCCGATCTCCTCCCCCAGTACCTTGACCCG GAGCTGTACCCCGTGGTCACTGGAGGAGTACCCGAGACCACCGAGCTGCTCAAGGAGCGCTTTGATCACATCCTCTACACCGGCAGCTCCGCCGTGGGCAAAATCGTGATGGCAGCGGCCGCCAAGCACCTGACGCCCGTCACCCTGGAGCTGGGCGGGAAGAGCCCCTGCTACATCGACAAGGACTGTGACCTGACCGTCGCCTGCAG GCGGATAACGTGGGGGAAATACATGAACTGTGGGCAAACGTGCATCGCCCCAGACTACATCCTCTGCGACCCGTCCATCCAGAGCAAGGTGGTGGAGAACATCAAGGCGACTCTGCAG GAATTCTATGGGGAAGATGTGAAGTCGTCTCCGGATTACGAAAGGATCGTGAACAAGCGTCACTTCCAGAGGATCGTGGGCCTGCTGAAGGGGCAGAAGATCGCTCACGGGGGAGAGGCTGATGAGGCCACCTGCTTCATAG CACCGACCATCCTCACCGACGTTTCTCCAGAGTCAAAGGTGATGGAAGAGGAAATCTTTGGACCGGTCCTTCCCATTCTGACTGTGAAGAGCGTGGAGGAAGCCATTGAGTTCATCAACTGTCGGGAGAAGCCCCTTGCCCTGTACGTCTTCTCCAACAACAAGAAG TTAATCAAAAGAGTCATCTCAGAAACCTCCAGTGGGGGTGTTACTGGCAACGATGTCATCATGCATTTCTTCCTCTCAACCTTACCCTTTGGTGGTGTCG GGAACAGCGGGATGGGCGCCTACCACGGCAAGCACAGCTTTGACACCTTCTCCCACCGCCGCGCCTGCCTGATCAAGGACCTGAAGATGGAGAGTACGAACAAACTGCGGTACCCACCTGGCAGCCAGAAGAAGGTGGATTTGGCCAAGTTCTTCCTCCTGAAGCAGTTTAACAAGTGCCGAGCGGGACTGGTGACCTTCGCCGTGCTCATCTCGGTCCTGCTGGGGATCGCAACAGTGGTGGTGGCGAAG TGGGCTGTCGAGCGCAAGGAGTAG
- the LOC136110066 gene encoding aldehyde dehydrogenase family 3 member A2-like isoform X1, which produces MERMQQVVGRARAAFRSGRCRSLEFRLQQLKGLERMVREREQEILAAIHADLHKSGPNAFSHEILGLLGELALTMDKLKSWAAPQTVKKNLLTLRDEAYICPEPLGVVLIIGAWNYPFVLVMQPLVGAIAAGNAVVVKPSEISENTARLLADLLPQYLDPELYPVVTGGVPETTELLKERFDHILYTGSSAVGKIVMAAAAKHLTPVTLELGGKSPCYIDKDCDLTVACRRITWGKYMNCGQTCIAPDYILCDPSIQSKVVENIKATLQEFYGEDVKSSPDYERIVNKRHFQRIVGLLKGQKIAHGGEADEATCFIAPTILTDVSPESKVMEEEIFGPVLPILTVKSVEEAIEFINCREKPLALYVFSNNKKLIKRVISETSSGGVTGNDVIMHFFLSTLPFGGVGNSGMGAYHGKHSFDTFSHRRACLIKDLKMESTNKLRYPPGSQKKVDLAKFFLLKQFNKCRAGLVTFAVLISVLLGIATVVVAKNHQSVLKSKALLLVLAVQSLGRRRLW; this is translated from the exons ATGGAGAGGATGCAGCAGGTCGTCGGGCGGGCCAGAGCCGCCTTCAGGTCTGGCCGGTGCCGCTCGCTGGAGTTCAGGTTGCAGCAGCTGAAGGGCCTGGAGCGGATGGTGCGGGAGAGGGAGCAGGAGATCCTGGCAGCCATCCATGCGGATCTGCACAAG AGCGGGCCCAACGCATTCAGCCATGAGATCCTGGGCTTGCTGGGGGAGCTGGCCCTGACTATGGACAAGCTGAAGTCCTGGGCAGCCCCCCAGACCGTGAAGAAGAACCTGCTGACACTGCGGGACGAGGCGTACATCTGCCCCGAGCCGCTGGGGGTGGTGCTGATCATCGGCGCCTGGAACTACCCCTTTGTCCTGGTCATGCAGCCTTTGGTGGGGGCCATCGCAGCAG GCAATGCCGTGGTGGTGAAGCCGTCAGAGATCAGTGAGAACACGGCTCGGCTGTTGGCCGATCTCCTCCCCCAGTACCTTGACCCG GAGCTGTACCCCGTGGTCACTGGAGGAGTACCCGAGACCACCGAGCTGCTCAAGGAGCGCTTTGATCACATCCTCTACACCGGCAGCTCCGCCGTGGGCAAAATCGTGATGGCAGCGGCCGCCAAGCACCTGACGCCCGTCACCCTGGAGCTGGGCGGGAAGAGCCCCTGCTACATCGACAAGGACTGTGACCTGACCGTCGCCTGCAG GCGGATAACGTGGGGGAAATACATGAACTGTGGGCAAACGTGCATCGCCCCAGACTACATCCTCTGCGACCCGTCCATCCAGAGCAAGGTGGTGGAGAACATCAAGGCGACTCTGCAG GAATTCTATGGGGAAGATGTGAAGTCGTCTCCGGATTACGAAAGGATCGTGAACAAGCGTCACTTCCAGAGGATCGTGGGCCTGCTGAAGGGGCAGAAGATCGCTCACGGGGGAGAGGCTGATGAGGCCACCTGCTTCATAG CACCGACCATCCTCACCGACGTTTCTCCAGAGTCAAAGGTGATGGAAGAGGAAATCTTTGGACCGGTCCTTCCCATTCTGACTGTGAAGAGCGTGGAGGAAGCCATTGAGTTCATCAACTGTCGGGAGAAGCCCCTTGCCCTGTACGTCTTCTCCAACAACAAGAAG TTAATCAAAAGAGTCATCTCAGAAACCTCCAGTGGGGGTGTTACTGGCAACGATGTCATCATGCATTTCTTCCTCTCAACCTTACCCTTTGGTGGTGTCG GGAACAGCGGGATGGGCGCCTACCACGGCAAGCACAGCTTTGACACCTTCTCCCACCGCCGCGCCTGCCTGATCAAGGACCTGAAGATGGAGAGTACGAACAAACTGCGGTACCCACCTGGCAGCCAGAAGAAGGTGGATTTGGCCAAGTTCTTCCTCCTGAAGCAGTTTAACAAGTGCCGAGCGGGACTGGTGACCTTCGCCGTGCTCATCTCGGTCCTGCTGGGGATCGCAACAGTGGTGGTGGCGAAG AACCACCAGTCTGTGCTGAAGAGCAAAGCCCTCTTGCTGGTGCTGGCGGTTCAGAGCCTGGGCAGGCGCAGGCTGTGGTAA
- the ALDH3A2 gene encoding aldehyde dehydrogenase family 3 member A2: MERMQQVVGRARAAFRSGRCRSLEFRLQQLKGLERMVREREQEILAAIHADLHKSGPNAFSHEILGLLGELALAMDKLKSWAAPQPVKKNLLTLRDEAYICPEPLGVVLIIGAWNYPFVLVMQPLVGAIAAGNAAVVKPSEISENTARLVADLLPQYLDPELYPVVTGGVPETTELLKERFDHILYTGNSAVGKIVMAAAAKHLTPVTLELGGKSPCYIDKDCDLTVACRRITWGKYMNCGQTCIAPDYILCDPSIQSKVVENIKATLQEFYGEDVKSSPDYERIVNKRHFQRIVGLLKGQKIAHGGEADEATCFIAPTILTDVSPESKVMEEEIFGPVLPILTVKSVEEAIEFINCREKPLALYVFSNNKKLIRRVISETSSGGMTANDVLVHSFVLHMPFGGVGNSGMGAYHGKHSFDTFSHRRACLIKDLKMESTNKLRYPPGSQKKVDLAKFFLLKRFNKGRVGLVILAVLGIVAAVVAKMVSAG, from the exons ATGGAGAGGATGCAGCAGGTCGTCGGGCGGGCCAGAGCCGCCTTCAGGTCTGGCCGGTGCCGCTCGCTGGAGTTCAGGTTGCAGCAGCTGAAGGGCCTGGAGCGGATGGTGCGGGAGAGGGAGCAGGAGATCCTGGCAGCCATCCATGCGGATCTGCACAAG AGCGGGCCCAACGCATTCAGCCATGAGATCCTGGGCTTGCTGGGGGAGCTGGCCCTGGCCATGGACAAGCTGAAGTCCTGGGCAGCCCCCCAGCCCGTGAAGAAGAACCTGCTGACACTGCGGGACGAGGCGTACATCTGCCCCGAGCCGCTGGGGGTGGTGCTGATCATCGGCGCCTGGAACTACCCCTTTGTCCTGGTCATGCAGCCTTTGGTGGGGGCCATCGCAGCAG GCAACGCCGCAGTGGTGAAGCCGTCAGAGATCAGCGAGAACACGGCTCGGCTGGTGGCCGATCTCCTCCCCCAGTACCTTGACCCA GAGCTGTACCCCGTGGTCACTGGAGGAGTACCCGAGACCACCGAGCTGCTCAAGGAGCGCTTTGATCACATCCTCTACACCGGCAACTCCGCTGTGGGCAAAATCGTGATGGCAGCGGCCGCCAAGCACCTGACGCCCGTCACCCTGGAGCTGGGCGGGAAGAGCCCCTGCTACATCGACAAGGACTGTGACCTGACCGTCGCCTGCAG GCGGATAACGTGGGGGAAATACATGAACTGTGGGCAAACGTGCATCGCCCCAGACTACATCCTCTGCGACCCGTCCATCCAGAGCAAGGTGGTGGAGAACATCAAGGCGACTCTGCAG GAATTCTATGGGGAAGATGTGAAGTCGTCTCCGGATTACGAAAGGATCGTGAACAAGCGTCACTTCCAGAGGATCGTGGGCCTGCTGAAGGGGCAGAAGATCGCTCACGGGGGAGAGGCTGATGAGGCCACCTGCTTCATAG CACCGACCATCCTCACCGACGTTTCTCCAGAGTCAAAGGTGATGGAAGAGGAAATCTTTGGACCGGTCCTTCCCATTCTGACCGTGAAGAGCGTGGAGGAAGCCATTGAGTTCATCAACTGTCGGGAGAAGCCCCTTGCCCTGTACGTCTTCTCCAACAACAAGAAG CTGATCAGACGGGTGATATCGGAGACCTCCAGTGGTGGCATGACGGCCAACGACGTCCTCGTGCACTCCTTTGTTCTGCACATGCCCTTCGGTGGCGTGG GGAACAGCGGGATGGGCGCCTACCACGGCAAGCACAGCTTTGACACCTTCTCCCACCGCCGCGCCTGCCTGATCAAGGACCTGAAGATGGAGAGTACGAACAAACTGCGGTACCCACCTGGCAGCCAGAAGAAGGTGGATTTGGCCAAGTTCTTCCTCCTGAAGCGGTTTAACAAGGGCCGAGTGGGACTGGTGATCTTGGCCGTGCTGGGGATTGTGGCAGCGGTGGTGGCAAAG ATGGTGTCCGCTGGATGA